TTCGTGATAGTGGTCTAGCATTACATCCAAGGTATTTAAATCAATTGTTGAGTGAAGATATATAAACTGTTTTTCCTTCAAGAAAAATCTGAGGGCTTTCTTTTTGTAGTCCGCAGATTTTTTATAATAGTCTTCGTTGAGGGCAAGATGTGAAAGCTTTAAGGCACACAGTCCTTCGATTTCTGTAGGATATTTTTTCCATAACTTGTAAACTTCTTTTACTGTATCGAGGGTAAAGTTTTTGAAACATTTTTTTGCCTTTTCGATTGTGTATGAAAAGTCCTTGTTGTAATAGTTCAAGAACTTGATGTATTCATCCTTAGGCATATCATCATACTTTATATCCATAAGGTCAGAATAAGAGGTCTGAGGGTATTTCAATTTGTCTTTTACAAGACTTCTGAATTTAGCGTATGAAAAATTACTGAGCTTATAAGATACATCTGAAAGGAAATAAGAATCAAAATCTTTCTGCTCGTTTTCTGATAAAAGACTGTATTCCTTAGTCTTTTTAAAGAAGTCCAAAGATTCAGATTTCTTTACTTCCATTCCAAAGTTTACACGGAACATAGCCTTAAAATCATAATCATTATGCTTTTTCATTAATGAAATAGTCTTGTAGAATTTGGATGCATCCACATTCGGCAATTCATACGGACAGTTTTTAATAAAGCTTATAATTTCATCCTTTTTTGCTTTTGGAAAATTGTAGAATGAATCAGTAAAGGCAAGAGAATAAAGCTTTTTTTTCAGAAGTAAAACAAAGTTTTCCTTATCCTTTTTCCAGTAATAAAGGGCATCCATTATTGCCACATTTGAGTATATTTCTTTAGTATCAAGTACTTTCTGAAAGTCGGGATACTTGGAAAGAACTGTTTCAAAATCTTTCTGAGAAGAATCGTTGCTACAGAATAACGGAAGTCGTTTTTTTCCGTTATCTTCGGTAAGTCCATAAGGGTCTAAAGGGTATCTGTCAGTCATTCCGCCATATCCGTAGTAACTTACTTTTTCATTTGGAAAAATAATTCCATAACCGCCAAGTCGTGTATAAACTACGTTTCTGCATTTGGTTATAAGGTCTTCGTTCTCCTGTAATACGTCGAGTTCCAAAGGAATTTTTGTATTTTTTCCTTGCCATGTAGCGTGTACAAGTCTTGTAATTTTCTTGTATCTGATAACTATTTTGTCTGTGTATTTTGCCTTGTGCATATCATCACTTCCTCAATTCTTTTTGTTTGATGTTGCTGCGGAAAGTGGCTCTGTTCTTCGCTAGAAGATCAGGACACTTTCTGCATTCAACTTCATAAAAAGTTCGTTCGAACGAACTTTTGTAAAAATTAAAATAATTCCAACTGTTGAGCGTGTCGCCATTTGTTGAGTTCTTCTTGTGTATAAGAGGAACTTTTCATCGGTGTTTTCATAAACTCTTCACGTTCTTTTTTCAGTTGTTCTTCCTTTTCTTTTTTGATTTTTTCTTGCTCGATTTTTTCAAGTCTTGCTTTTTCTTTTTCTGCCTTTTCTTTTTCAAGCTTGTTGTAGATTTCATCATCAAAATAAGAGATTGCCATAGCAAAAACTTTTCCGCTCTGA
The window above is part of the Treponema bryantii genome. Proteins encoded here:
- a CDS encoding PcfJ domain-containing protein, whose protein sequence is MHKAKYTDKIVIRYKKITRLVHATWQGKNTKIPLELDVLQENEDLITKCRNVVYTRLGGYGIIFPNEKVSYYGYGGMTDRYPLDPYGLTEDNGKKRLPLFCSNDSSQKDFETVLSKYPDFQKVLDTKEIYSNVAIMDALYYWKKDKENFVLLLKKKLYSLAFTDSFYNFPKAKKDEIISFIKNCPYELPNVDASKFYKTISLMKKHNDYDFKAMFRVNFGMEVKKSESLDFFKKTKEYSLLSENEQKDFDSYFLSDVSYKLSNFSYAKFRSLVKDKLKYPQTSYSDLMDIKYDDMPKDEYIKFLNYYNKDFSYTIEKAKKCFKNFTLDTVKEVYKLWKKYPTEIEGLCALKLSHLALNEDYYKKSADYKKKALRFFLKEKQFIYLHSTIDLNTLDVMLDHYHENIDFEILQYIFYNKFYVKDLDEKQIKYIYQNKIEADEYASYIKDCVKLNHDLTDKFWKFPNDFEKRHEKIKEEMDNYRKWEKENEGVLYTQAVQNYIKKNPLLKVDGYEIFIPETIEEIQKQADMLKQCLISNNYPQKVIDSDCVLVFLQKDGEPIATCELNEKRIVQFRQKGNGCVTDEMEKAMHKWLAKADFKKEKVIQKVA